A single window of Mycobacteriales bacterium DNA harbors:
- a CDS encoding acyl-CoA dehydrogenase family protein, translated as MDFAFSDDQVALQALAHEILTEQSTHEHLKSLEAASSNGSVFDPQLWKQLAASGITGIGIPEEFGGAGLGFLDQAVIYDEVGRAVAPVPAVATLATAYVLAKAGAPAIASVLPGVVSGDTILTTAFGEVAEVTATKNGDAWVLSGDKSFVPYAAEADVIVMAADAGGETILALLRNGAAGVSVTGLHTTNHEPQAHLTLASVEVPASQVIGDAGELYADLIRHHTAALSMVAAGVVKAALEMTARYTSEREQFGKLIASFQAVGQRAADAYIDAELIRLTAISAIWRLSEGWPADQEIAIAKYWAGDGGMRVVHACQHLHGGIGVDLDYPLHRYFIWCKQIEHELGTPTRQLLSLGAMLAATPA; from the coding sequence ATGGACTTCGCCTTCTCCGACGACCAGGTCGCACTACAGGCGCTGGCGCACGAGATCCTCACCGAGCAGTCGACGCACGAACATCTCAAGTCGCTGGAAGCCGCCAGCAGCAACGGCTCGGTCTTCGACCCGCAGCTGTGGAAGCAGCTGGCCGCGTCGGGCATCACCGGGATCGGCATCCCGGAGGAGTTCGGCGGGGCGGGCCTCGGCTTCCTCGACCAAGCCGTGATCTACGACGAGGTCGGCCGCGCGGTGGCGCCGGTGCCCGCGGTGGCGACCCTTGCCACGGCGTACGTGCTGGCAAAGGCGGGAGCGCCGGCGATCGCGTCGGTGCTGCCGGGCGTCGTCTCCGGCGACACGATCCTCACGACCGCGTTCGGCGAGGTCGCCGAGGTGACCGCGACGAAGAACGGCGACGCGTGGGTGCTCAGCGGTGACAAGTCCTTCGTGCCCTACGCCGCTGAGGCCGACGTCATCGTCATGGCGGCGGACGCCGGTGGCGAGACGATCCTGGCGCTGCTGCGCAACGGGGCTGCCGGCGTCTCGGTCACCGGGCTGCACACCACCAACCACGAGCCCCAGGCGCATCTGACGCTGGCCAGTGTCGAGGTGCCGGCCTCGCAGGTGATCGGCGACGCCGGCGAGCTCTACGCCGATCTGATCCGGCACCACACCGCGGCGTTGTCGATGGTCGCGGCGGGTGTCGTCAAGGCCGCGCTGGAGATGACCGCGCGCTACACCTCCGAACGCGAGCAGTTCGGCAAGTTGATCGCGTCGTTCCAGGCGGTCGGACAGCGTGCCGCTGACGCCTACATCGACGCCGAGCTGATCCGGCTCACCGCGATCTCCGCGATCTGGCGGCTCTCCGAAGGCTGGCCGGCGGATCAGGAGATCGCCATCGCGAAGTACTGGGCCGGCGACGGCGGGATGCGTGTCGTCCACGCCTGCCAGCACCTGCACGGCGGCATCGGCGTCGATCTGGACTACCCGTTGCACCGCTACTTCATCTGGTGCAAGCAGATCGAGCACGAGCTCGGGACCCCGACTCGCCAGCTGCTCTCGCTCGGCGCGATGCTCGCCGCGACACCCGCGTAA
- a CDS encoding TetR family transcriptional regulator encodes MGRQDRQGAARRLGGLIMPSTQTDSGRETPAAQVARRERILDAAVELADEGGYDAVQMREVAERAEVALGTLYRYFPSKTHLLISALGRTFSQLQDSAQAAGTAGTPEERVYRVVAHITRFLAKNRRLSGAMVRALMTAEADAARDVEAVDGVLVGFLAAATHAPGEVASERDSLNAHIIGKVWLIDVVTFLSGRMTVSQVLEDLEQTIALVMRD; translated from the coding sequence ATGGGCCGCCAAGACCGCCAAGGAGCTGCTCGCCGCCTCGGCGGGTTGATCATGCCGTCCACCCAGACCGACAGCGGCCGGGAGACCCCGGCTGCCCAGGTGGCGCGCCGCGAGCGGATCCTGGACGCCGCGGTCGAGCTCGCCGACGAGGGCGGCTACGACGCGGTCCAGATGCGGGAGGTCGCGGAGCGGGCGGAGGTCGCGCTCGGGACGCTCTACCGCTATTTCCCGTCGAAAACGCATCTTCTGATCTCGGCTCTTGGGCGCACCTTCTCCCAGCTGCAGGACTCGGCACAGGCGGCCGGGACCGCCGGTACGCCGGAGGAGCGGGTCTACCGAGTCGTCGCGCACATCACCCGGTTCCTCGCGAAGAACCGCCGGCTGTCCGGTGCGATGGTGCGCGCCTTGATGACCGCCGAGGCGGACGCTGCCCGAGACGTCGAGGCGGTCGACGGCGTACTCGTCGGGTTCCTGGCCGCGGCGACCCATGCGCCGGGCGAGGTCGCCTCCGAGCGGGACAGCCTCAACGCCCACATCATCGGCAAGGTCTGGCTGATCGACGTCGTGACGTTCTTGTCGGGGCGGATGACCGTGTCCCAGGTCTTGGAAGACCTCGAGCAGACGATCGCTTTGGTGATGCGCGACTGA
- a CDS encoding acyl-CoA synthetase, which yields MEFNLGDIFESLVDVIGEREALVCGEDRLTYAELEHRANRLAHHFLSVGVKPGNHVGVQLYNGVEYVTTMVACFKVRAVPVNVNYRYVEEELLYLFNDADLVALVCDTEFTARINAVRDRAPKLTSFVSVGAGEAPVGAVDWKDALAAQSPEREGFPQRSSDDLYIIYTGGTTGMPKGVMWRQHDIFYAGMGGADPVGTPVSTPEEVAERAPNRGALVMFPVAPLMHGAAQLATWIAFLQASKVILVKKFDPVEVLEVAKREGVNSLSIVGDAMARPMAEALAGPLKGMELPNLFVLSSAGAIFSQTVKDMLKEHLPNVALMDNFGASETGFQGTGKEGSSPDAGLKFTVNDRTTVLDDDLKPIVPGSGKIGRVAQRGHVPLGYYKDEVKTKESFVTIDGDRYVLLGDAATIEEDGAIAVLGRHSVCINTGGEKVFPEEVEAALKAHPAVYDVVVTGVPDERFGNKVTALLQIRDGFAAPTQDDIAEHCATRVSRYKVPRLTFVVPAIQRSPSGKADYPWAAKTAKELLAASAG from the coding sequence GTGGAGTTCAACCTCGGCGACATCTTCGAGTCGCTTGTGGATGTGATCGGTGAGCGTGAGGCGCTCGTCTGTGGCGAGGACCGGCTGACCTATGCGGAGCTGGAGCATCGCGCCAACCGGCTGGCTCACCACTTCCTGTCCGTCGGGGTGAAGCCCGGCAACCACGTCGGCGTACAGCTCTACAACGGCGTCGAGTACGTCACGACGATGGTCGCCTGCTTCAAGGTCCGCGCGGTGCCCGTGAACGTGAACTACCGCTACGTCGAGGAGGAGCTGCTCTACCTGTTCAACGACGCGGACCTCGTCGCCCTCGTCTGCGACACCGAGTTCACGGCGCGGATCAACGCGGTCCGCGATCGTGCGCCGAAGCTCACCAGCTTCGTGTCGGTCGGCGCCGGTGAGGCGCCGGTCGGCGCCGTCGACTGGAAGGACGCGCTCGCCGCGCAGTCGCCGGAGCGCGAGGGCTTTCCGCAGCGATCCTCCGACGACCTCTACATCATCTATACGGGTGGCACGACCGGCATGCCGAAGGGCGTGATGTGGCGCCAACACGACATCTTCTACGCGGGGATGGGTGGCGCCGATCCGGTCGGTACGCCGGTCAGCACGCCCGAGGAGGTCGCGGAGCGGGCGCCGAACCGCGGTGCGCTCGTCATGTTCCCGGTCGCGCCGTTGATGCACGGCGCGGCCCAGCTTGCAACCTGGATCGCGTTCCTGCAGGCATCGAAGGTCATCCTGGTCAAGAAGTTCGACCCGGTCGAGGTCCTCGAAGTCGCCAAGCGCGAAGGCGTCAACTCGCTGTCGATCGTCGGCGACGCGATGGCGCGCCCGATGGCCGAGGCGCTCGCCGGCCCGCTGAAGGGCATGGAGCTGCCGAACCTGTTCGTGCTCAGCTCGGCCGGTGCGATCTTCTCGCAGACCGTGAAGGACATGCTCAAAGAGCACCTGCCCAACGTCGCGTTGATGGACAACTTCGGGGCTTCCGAAACGGGGTTCCAAGGGACCGGCAAGGAAGGGTCGAGCCCCGACGCGGGTCTGAAGTTCACTGTCAACGACCGCACGACCGTGCTCGACGACGACCTGAAGCCGATCGTTCCGGGGTCAGGCAAGATCGGCCGCGTCGCGCAGCGCGGCCACGTCCCGCTGGGCTACTACAAGGACGAGGTCAAGACGAAGGAAAGCTTCGTCACGATCGACGGCGACCGCTACGTCCTGCTGGGAGACGCCGCCACGATCGAGGAGGACGGCGCGATCGCGGTCCTCGGCCGGCACTCGGTGTGCATCAACACCGGCGGCGAGAAGGTCTTCCCGGAGGAGGTCGAGGCGGCGCTGAAGGCGCATCCGGCGGTGTACGACGTCGTCGTCACCGGCGTACCGGACGAGCGGTTCGGCAACAAGGTGACGGCGCTGCTGCAGATCCGCGACGGGTTCGCGGCCCCGACCCAGGACGACATCGCCGAGCACTGTGCCACCCGCGTCTCCCGCTACAAGGTGCCGCGGCTCACCTTCGTCGTCCCCGCGATTCAGCGCTCGCCGAGCGGGAAGGCGGACTACCCATGGGCCGCCAAGACCGCCAAGGAGCTGCTCGCCGCCTCGGCGGGTTGA